From Fibrobacter sp. UWEL, one genomic window encodes:
- a CDS encoding rod shape-determining protein — MFGLFSCDIGIDLGTANTLVHVAGQGIVINEPTVIAVDSKNNRVSAIGFEAKKMLGRTPGESRAVRPMRDGVIADFELVENLLQTFIKRVQKYPLWMVKPRVVVGVPSGITEVEKRAVIDAAKQAGAKEVHLVHEPMAAAIGMGIPVEDPVGNMIVDIGGGTSDIAVIALNGTVCNASVRVGGDEMDEAIVRYLRTMYNLCVGESTAEQIKMTIGSASPLEEELTMEVKGHDFIAGMPRTMTINSAEIREALNEPVTAIVEAVKQALSITPPELSADIYDKGIIMTGGGSQLRGFDERIRQETGLSVNVIDEALVCVCKGAARILEDLDKYRPVLIASSN; from the coding sequence TTGTTCGGTCTTTTCTCTTGCGACATCGGTATTGATCTCGGTACGGCAAACACATTGGTCCACGTTGCCGGCCAGGGCATTGTTATTAACGAACCTACGGTTATTGCTGTGGACAGCAAGAATAACCGCGTTTCTGCCATCGGCTTCGAAGCGAAGAAGATGCTTGGCCGTACCCCTGGCGAAAGCCGCGCTGTGCGCCCCATGCGCGATGGCGTGATTGCTGATTTCGAACTGGTTGAAAACCTCCTGCAGACTTTCATCAAGCGCGTTCAGAAGTACCCGCTGTGGATGGTGAAGCCTCGTGTTGTGGTGGGTGTTCCTTCTGGTATTACCGAAGTGGAAAAGCGCGCTGTGATTGACGCTGCCAAGCAGGCTGGCGCAAAGGAAGTGCACCTGGTTCACGAACCTATGGCTGCTGCCATCGGTATGGGTATTCCTGTGGAAGATCCCGTGGGTAACATGATTGTGGATATTGGCGGTGGTACTTCCGATATCGCTGTGATTGCCTTGAACGGCACTGTTTGTAACGCCTCTGTACGCGTGGGTGGTGATGAAATGGACGAAGCTATCGTTCGTTACCTCCGCACTATGTACAACCTGTGCGTTGGCGAAAGCACTGCTGAACAGATCAAGATGACTATCGGCTCTGCTAGCCCGCTGGAAGAAGAACTGACTATGGAAGTGAAGGGTCACGACTTTATTGCCGGTATGCCCCGCACCATGACCATTAACAGCGCTGAAATTCGTGAAGCCTTGAATGAACCTGTGACCGCTATTGTTGAAGCTGTGAAGCAGGCTCTGAGCATTACTCCGCCGGAACTGTCTGCAGATATTTACGACAAGGGTATCATCATGACTGGTGGTGGTTCTCAGCTTCGCGGTTTTGACGAACGTATCCGTCAGGAAACTGGTCTTTCCGTGAATGTGATTGACGAAGCCCTTGTCTGCGTATGTAAGGGTGCCGCTCGCATTCTGGAAGACTTGGACAAGTATCGTCCGGTCCTGATCGCATCCTCTAACTAA